AATTCGAGGTGCCACGGCCGCAGGAGGGCCGCGACGCCTCGCAGATCGAATTCTTCTGGCCGCGCGTGGGCGAGGCCCAGGGCGCGATCTTCGAGCGGGGGGGGCGTACACGCGTGCCGAATCCCGACCGGCTCTACGGCCTGTTCGCCGAGGAACTCCTCGCCGGCTTCGAGGTGCGGGGACGTGCGGGCGACCTGCGTCCCTGGCACTGGGTGGCCCGCGTCTACGACGCCCGTGGCGGGGGCGTCGCCCAGCGGGAGAGCACCGCGACCGCCGGACGGTTTCTCGACGCCGAGGCGTCGTTCGACCTCTCGGGCGAACCCGCCGGGGGCTACGAGCTCGAGTTCAAGGCATGGCAGGAGGGCGATGCGAAGGCCCTGATGCGACGCGAACGGTTCAGCATCGGCTGGCAGCCGGACACCTGGCTGCGCAGCGCCGCGGAGGCCAACGACGAGGTGCATTTCCTGCTCGAGTCGGGCGCCGAGGAGGAGTTCGTGCGCATGCATCCCGGTGAACAGGAAGCCTATCTCGAAGAGTTCTGGCGAAGGCGCGATCCGACCCCCGAGACGGCGCTCAACGAGGCGCTCGAGACGTTCCGCGCACGAATCCGATACGCGAACGCCAACTTCACGCGGACCGGCCTCGAGCGCGGAATGTTCAGCGACATGGGCCGCGTCTACATCCGTTACGGCGAACCGTCCGAGATCCTCCGGCAGGTCATACCCGCCGGCGAGTCCACGCTCGAGCGCCAGCTGCAGCAGATCCTCGACACCGAGGATCGCCAGCCCACCGACGTGCAGCAGAAAGGACTCGGCGGCGACATGCGGCCGTTCGAGGTCTGGATCTACGAAGGGGACATTCCGCTCCCGCCGGACGCCGACCCGCGCGAGGAAGCACGGGGACGCTCCCGGCGGCGCCTGCTGTTCCTGTTCGTGGACGAGCAGGGCACGGGAATCTACCGGCTGCGCTACTCGACGGAGTAGCCCTCGCGGCCGCGAGAGGGACCGGCGACCCGCCGTGTCCCTGGATCGCCGCGCAACCGGGGCGTCCCTTGACCCTCGAGCCGGAGCTTGGGCATAGTCCGCTCGCGTTCATCCCGGCGCCGTGAACGCGGCCCGCCAGCGGTCGCGAGCACGTTGCCGACCCTGGCGTCGTAAGGGCCGCATGGCCCGGCGCGACCCGCCGTCTCCCCGGGGTGCGACCGGCTCGATCCGGCGCCTTCGTCGCGGCCCGGCGGGAGCGGGCTCGCGCCGCCGCGCGGCTCCCCGGCACCGCAGCAATCGCATCCGGCAAGGTCCCCTGCAGCGGGCAGGCCGCCGCTCGCACTCCCAAGGAGAGCTCCATGGCCCTCAAAGTCGCCATCAACGGTTTCGGTCGAATCGGACGCCTCGTGGTCCGGGCCGCCGTCGCCCGCAAGTCACCGATCGAATTCGTGCACGTCAACGACCTCACCGACGCGAACACGCTCCAGCACCTGCTCAAGTTCGACACCGTGCATCGGGTCTGGCACGGCATCCCGAGCCAGTCGGCCGACGGCCGGCTCCACCTCGGTTCGGCCGCCGTTCCGGTGACCGCCGAGAAGGACCCCTCGAAGCTGCCATGGGGCGCGCTCGGCGTGGACATCGTGCTCGAGGCGACCGGCAGGTTCACGGACCGCGAGAAGGCGGCGGTGCATCTGGCGGCGGGCGCGAAGTCCGTGCTCGTTTCGGCGCCCAGCAAGGGGGCGGAGCTGACCTTCGTGATGGGCGTCAACGACAGCCTGTACGACCGCTCGAAGCACCGGATCTTCAGCATCGGCTCGTGCACGACGAACTGCCTCGCGCCGGTGGCCAAGGTGCTCAACGACACCTTCGGCATCGAGCACGGCTTCATGACCACCATCCACGCGTACACGAACGACCAGAACATCCTCGATCTGCCGCACAAGGACCTGCGCCGCGCGCGCGCCGCGGGGATGAACATGATTCCCACCTCGACCGGGGCGGCCAAGGCGATCGGCGAGGTGCTGCCCGAGCTCAAGGGCCGCCTGGACGGCCTTGCCGTGCGCGTGCCCGTGCAGGACGGCTCGCTCGTGGACCTGGTCGTCAAGGTGAAGAAGACCACGACCAAGGAAGAGGTCAACGCCGCGATGAAGGCGGCCTCGCAGGGCGCCCTCAAGGGCTACCTCGAGTACTGCGAGGACCCGATCGTCTCGAACGACGTCATCGGCAACGCCGCCAGCAGCGTCTTCGATTCGCTGTCCACGAACGTCATGAACGGCGATCTCGTGAAGGTGATGTCCTGGTACGACAACGAGTGGGGCTTCTCGAACCGGGTGGTGGACGCGCTGCTCAAGATGGCGTGAGGAGGTGAGGCCCATGGCCGTCACGAACACGGCGTTCGCCAAGAAGTCCGTCCGGCATCTCGACTGCGCCGGCAGGCGCGTGCTCGTTCGGGTGGACTTCAACGTCCCGACGAGGGGCGACGAGGTGACCGATGACACCCGCATCGTCGCGGCGCTGCCGACGATCCGCTACCTGCTGCAGAAGGGCGCGCGGGTCGTGCTGATCTCGCACCTCGGCCGCCCGAAGGGCGGACCGGATCCGAAGTACTCCCTGAAGCCGGTGAGGACGCGTCTCGAGCGGTTGCTTCGCCAGCCGGTGGCGTGGGCCGACGACTGCGTCGGACCGGCCGCCGAACAGGCGTCGCGGGCGCTGCAGGACGGCGGTGTGCTGCTGCTCGAGAACCTGCGCTTTCACCCCGAGGAGGAAAGGAACGATCCGGCCTTCGCAGGGCAGCTCGCGCGGCTCGGCGACAGCTACGTGAACGACGCTTTCGGCACGGCGCACCGGGCGCACGCGTCCACCGAGGGCGTGACCCGGTTCCTGAAGCCCGCCGTCGCCGGGTTCCTCATGCAGCAGGAGCTCGAGTATCTCGGCAGGGCGCTCGAGCGCCCGGCGCGCCCG
The window above is part of the Candidatus Eisenbacteria bacterium genome. Proteins encoded here:
- a CDS encoding GWxTD domain-containing protein, with amino-acid sequence MAPSRSARWPARFLAGARRSAFAAVLLLACALREPAGAAERMEGPPPWRIGGRVGFTLDTCVRPDSSGLSLDILLRVPPATLAQLSRDDSGEARLLAEVRVRGRYGARVQQDSREFRIFPGDSAGGIGRVLVLRFPAASGPCRVTAKLTDLHSHRPALLPGKPHEQGELSGEFEVPRPQEGRDASQIEFFWPRVGEAQGAIFERGGRTRVPNPDRLYGLFAEELLAGFEVRGRAGDLRPWHWVARVYDARGGGVAQRESTATAGRFLDAEASFDLSGEPAGGYELEFKAWQEGDAKALMRRERFSIGWQPDTWLRSAAEANDEVHFLLESGAEEEFVRMHPGEQEAYLEEFWRRRDPTPETALNEALETFRARIRYANANFTRTGLERGMFSDMGRVYIRYGEPSEILRQVIPAGESTLERQLQQILDTEDRQPTDVQQKGLGGDMRPFEVWIYEGDIPLPPDADPREEARGRSRRRLLFLFVDEQGTGIYRLRYSTE
- the gap gene encoding type I glyceraldehyde-3-phosphate dehydrogenase, with product MALKVAINGFGRIGRLVVRAAVARKSPIEFVHVNDLTDANTLQHLLKFDTVHRVWHGIPSQSADGRLHLGSAAVPVTAEKDPSKLPWGALGVDIVLEATGRFTDREKAAVHLAAGAKSVLVSAPSKGAELTFVMGVNDSLYDRSKHRIFSIGSCTTNCLAPVAKVLNDTFGIEHGFMTTIHAYTNDQNILDLPHKDLRRARAAGMNMIPTSTGAAKAIGEVLPELKGRLDGLAVRVPVQDGSLVDLVVKVKKTTTKEEVNAAMKAASQGALKGYLEYCEDPIVSNDVIGNAASSVFDSLSTNVMNGDLVKVMSWYDNEWGFSNRVVDALLKMA